GAGATATTGTAGCTCTCTACGAAACCGATCATGTCGATGCGGCACACGACATCTGACGCAGCCCGAAAATCTTCCGAAACACCTTCTACCTCGTTCCCCAGAACGATCGCCGTCTTTCGGAGGAAGTCGACTCGGGAAAGCGGAACCGCATCGGATCCGGAATCTGCCACGGCAATCTGATACCCTCGTTCTTTGAGATCACCAATGCACTCGGCGGACTTGCGCCACCGCTTGACGTCGAGCCACTTCTCCGCACCTTGCGAAGTTCGCCGCGACTGCTTGTAGGGCTGATCGCTCGTGACGACGTGCACCTCGAAAAAACCAAGAGCCTCCGCCGTCCGCATCACGGCACTGACATTCCCGTAATTCGTAATTCCTTCGACTACTGT
The Rhodothermales bacterium genome window above contains:
- a CDS encoding RNA methyltransferase, with amino-acid sequence MATDRPDHIMIRKRPFSHAKICELLSPYLSRERAQRINDVIQNRTRSIVTVVEGITNYGNVSAVMRTAEALGFFEVHVVTSDQPYKQSRRTSQGAEKWLDVKRWRKSAECIGDLKERGYQIAVADSGSDAVPLSRVDFLRKTAIVLGNEVEGVSEDFRAASDVVCRIDMIGFVESYNIS